The Polymorphobacter megasporae genome window below encodes:
- the metZ gene encoding O-succinylhomoserine sulfhydrylase yields the protein MKRFTGQDRAVTATWHPATQAVRGGTARSEYGETSEAIFLTSGYAYDSAGQAAARFRGEEPGMTYSRLQNPTNAMLEERLCLLEGAEACRVTASGMAAMSTALLSHLSAGDHVVAGRALFGSCRVLVDTILPRFGIETTIVDGRDNDAWAKARKPNTKAFFLETPANPTLDIVDIAAVADIGHDAGALVVVDNAFASPVLQKPFLMGADVVAHSATKHMDGQGRVLAGAVLGSAQWINDVYLAMARHTGPVLSAFNAWVVLKSLETIDLRVRRAVENATAVATALEHRVPKLLYPGLASHPQHDLAMRQMSGGGTIIALFVADRVQAHALLDALELIDISNNLGDSRTLMTHPASTTHASVAAPIREEMGITEGMLRLSVGLEDPRDIIADLDQALTRAGL from the coding sequence ATGAAGCGCTTCACCGGACAGGATCGGGCGGTCACCGCCACTTGGCACCCCGCGACGCAGGCGGTCCGTGGCGGCACCGCGCGCTCCGAATACGGCGAGACGTCGGAGGCGATCTTCCTGACGTCGGGCTATGCCTATGACAGCGCGGGGCAGGCGGCGGCGCGCTTCCGCGGCGAAGAGCCCGGCATGACCTATTCGCGGTTGCAGAACCCGACCAACGCGATGTTGGAGGAACGCCTGTGCCTGCTCGAAGGCGCGGAGGCGTGCCGCGTCACCGCGAGCGGCATGGCGGCGATGTCGACCGCGCTGCTCAGCCATCTGTCGGCGGGCGATCACGTGGTGGCGGGCCGCGCGTTGTTCGGCTCGTGCCGCGTGCTCGTCGATACGATCCTGCCGCGCTTCGGCATCGAGACGACGATCGTCGACGGGCGCGACAACGATGCGTGGGCGAAGGCGCGGAAGCCGAACACAAAGGCGTTCTTCCTCGAGACCCCGGCGAACCCGACGCTCGACATCGTGGATATCGCGGCGGTCGCCGACATCGGCCACGACGCTGGCGCGCTGGTCGTAGTCGACAACGCCTTCGCCTCGCCGGTCTTGCAAAAGCCATTTCTGATGGGGGCCGACGTCGTCGCGCACTCGGCGACGAAGCATATGGACGGGCAGGGGCGGGTGCTCGCGGGCGCGGTGCTCGGCTCGGCGCAGTGGATCAACGACGTCTATCTCGCGATGGCGCGGCACACCGGCCCGGTGCTCAGCGCATTCAATGCCTGGGTCGTGTTGAAGTCCTTGGAGACGATCGACCTGCGCGTCCGCCGCGCGGTCGAGAACGCCACCGCCGTCGCCACCGCGCTCGAACATCGCGTACCGAAATTGCTCTATCCCGGACTCGCCAGCCACCCGCAGCACGATCTCGCAATGCGCCAGATGTCGGGCGGCGGGACGATCATCGCGCTGTTCGTCGCCGACCGGGTGCAGGCGCACGCCTTGCTCGACGCGCTCGAACTGATCGACATTTCGAACAACCTCGGTGACTCGCGGACGTTGATGACCCATCCGGCGTCGACCACCCACGCCAGCGTCGCCGCACCGATCCGCGAGGAGATGGGGATCACCGAGGGCATGCTGCGGCTGTCGGTCGGACTCGAGGACCCGCGTGATATCATCGCCGATCTCGACCAGGCGTTGACGCGGGCCGGGCTGTGA
- a CDS encoding EamA family transporter — protein MDISVFAIVIFAAALHATWNAIVKGGSDTLLTTVLVTGAAALLATVCLPFLTAPARESWPFIAASAVFQIVYFVLVARAYHLADMSLTYPLMRGTAPLLVALASVIWLSEPLSASAWLGLGVICAGILSMAGAIPRGANRAGIVPALGNAVVIAGYTLIDGAGVRRSHAPAAYTLWIFLLSGTALSAWALARSRRSFGSYVRRNWHLGLIGGAGTVGSYGLALWAMSVAPIAVVAALRETSILFGTAISALLLHERVGRARIVGVGIIATGAILLRLA, from the coding sequence ATGGACATATCGGTCTTCGCAATCGTCATCTTCGCGGCAGCACTCCATGCGACGTGGAACGCGATCGTGAAGGGTGGCAGCGACACACTTCTGACAACGGTGCTCGTGACCGGAGCCGCGGCGTTGCTGGCAACCGTCTGCCTGCCGTTCCTCACGGCTCCAGCGCGCGAGAGCTGGCCGTTCATCGCGGCCTCCGCGGTGTTCCAGATCGTTTATTTCGTGCTCGTGGCGCGCGCCTATCATCTCGCGGACATGAGCTTGACCTATCCGCTGATGCGCGGGACGGCTCCGCTGCTGGTTGCCCTGGCGAGTGTGATCTGGCTCAGCGAGCCGCTGTCGGCCTCCGCGTGGCTTGGTCTGGGCGTCATCTGCGCGGGCATCTTGAGCATGGCGGGCGCGATCCCGCGCGGCGCGAACAGGGCGGGCATCGTCCCCGCCCTCGGCAACGCCGTCGTCATCGCCGGATATACGCTGATCGATGGCGCCGGTGTCCGCCGGTCACACGCACCGGCAGCCTATACACTCTGGATATTCCTGTTGAGCGGCACCGCTTTGTCGGCTTGGGCGCTGGCGCGGTCACGCCGGTCCTTCGGGAGCTATGTCCGGCGCAACTGGCACCTCGGACTGATCGGGGGAGCCGGCACGGTCGGCTCATACGGTCTTGCCTTATGGGCGATGTCGGTCGCGCCCATTGCCGTGGTCGCGGCGCTCAGGGAGACCTCGATCCTGTTCGGCACCGCGATATCCGCACTATTGCTTCATGAGCGGGTTGGTCGCGCGCGGATCGTCGGGGTCGGCATCATTGCCACCGGGGCAATTCTGCTCCGCCTTGCATGA
- a CDS encoding inorganic phosphate transporter — MATTATATTHDEPHAARVAMDHKVHPAGVIGFLLVLVAGLAFAGYSIFSDTQQVGETLALGAFAFLGLALVIALGFEFVNGFHDTANAVATVIYTHSLKPVFAVIWSGCWNFVGVMTSTGAVAYTVITLLPVDLILNVGSAGGYAMIFALLLAAVTWNLGTWWFGLPNSSSHALIGSILGVGLANQLLAGPGGTSGVEWSQATNVLLALLVSPVIGFVGSYLLLKLMKKVVPDPQLYAEPKGDAPPPKGIRALLIFTCTAVSFAHGGNDGQKGMGLIMLILIGVAPTAYALNRTMPDASTPQFVQAAAAAQTVFHTKSGGITIAPDQANETLRDALRTKKTDDPKVFAALDATSSQITAELKNYGSIKHVPAAATKNLRNEMYVVYDTLRLMTKDEDKAKQAFPNGGDKTLKDYQKLLETGTRFIPPWVKITVALALGLGTMIGWKRIVVTVGEKIGKTHLTYGMGAAAELMAASTILLAQFKGMPVSTTHILSSGVAGTMVADGAGLQASTVRNIALAWVTTLPAAMAIAGVLYWVFLGIVHTMGMK; from the coding sequence ATGGCAACGACGGCAACGGCAACGACGCACGATGAGCCCCACGCGGCGCGGGTGGCGATGGACCACAAGGTTCACCCCGCCGGGGTAATCGGCTTCCTCCTCGTCCTCGTCGCCGGCCTCGCCTTCGCCGGCTACAGCATCTTCAGCGACACGCAGCAGGTCGGCGAGACGCTCGCGCTCGGCGCGTTCGCCTTCCTTGGACTGGCGCTGGTGATCGCGCTCGGCTTCGAATTCGTCAACGGTTTCCACGACACCGCCAACGCGGTCGCGACGGTGATCTACACCCACTCGTTGAAGCCGGTCTTCGCGGTCATCTGGTCGGGCTGCTGGAACTTCGTCGGCGTGATGACCTCGACCGGCGCGGTCGCCTATACCGTTATCACCCTGCTCCCGGTCGACCTGATCCTCAACGTCGGCAGCGCGGGCGGATATGCGATGATCTTCGCGCTGTTGCTCGCGGCGGTAACGTGGAACCTCGGGACGTGGTGGTTCGGCCTGCCGAACTCGTCGAGCCACGCGCTGATCGGCTCGATCCTCGGCGTCGGCCTCGCCAACCAGTTGCTCGCCGGACCGGGCGGGACCTCGGGCGTCGAATGGAGCCAGGCGACCAACGTCCTGCTCGCGCTTCTCGTCAGCCCGGTGATCGGCTTCGTCGGATCGTACCTGCTGCTCAAGCTGATGAAGAAGGTCGTCCCCGACCCCCAGCTCTACGCCGAGCCCAAAGGTGACGCGCCGCCGCCGAAAGGCATTCGCGCGCTGCTGATCTTCACCTGCACCGCTGTGTCGTTCGCCCACGGCGGCAACGACGGGCAGAAGGGCATGGGGCTGATCATGCTCATCCTGATCGGCGTCGCCCCGACCGCGTACGCGCTCAACCGGACGATGCCCGACGCCTCGACCCCGCAGTTCGTCCAGGCCGCCGCCGCCGCGCAGACCGTGTTCCACACCAAGTCCGGCGGCATCACGATCGCTCCCGACCAGGCGAACGAAACCCTGCGCGATGCTCTGCGGACCAAGAAGACCGACGACCCCAAGGTCTTCGCCGCGCTCGACGCGACCTCGTCGCAGATCACCGCCGAGCTCAAGAACTACGGCTCGATCAAGCACGTCCCGGCAGCCGCGACGAAGAACCTGCGCAACGAGATGTACGTCGTCTACGACACGCTGCGGCTGATGACCAAGGACGAGGACAAGGCGAAGCAGGCCTTCCCGAATGGCGGCGACAAGACGCTCAAGGATTACCAGAAGCTGCTCGAGACCGGCACGCGCTTCATCCCGCCGTGGGTCAAGATCACCGTCGCGCTCGCGCTCGGCCTCGGCACGATGATCGGCTGGAAGCGGATCGTCGTCACCGTCGGCGAGAAAATCGGCAAGACGCACCTGACCTACGGCATGGGCGCGGCGGCCGAGCTGATGGCGGCATCGACGATCCTGCTCGCTCAATTCAAGGGCATGCCGGTGTCGACCACCCACATCCTGTCGAGCGGCGTCGCGGGGACAATGGTCGCCGACGGTGCCGGGCTGCAGGCGTCGACCGTCCGCAACATCGCACTCGCGTGGGTCACGACGCTCCCCGCCGCAATGGCGATCGCCGGGGTGTTGTACTGGGTCTTCCTCGGCATCGTTCACACGATGGGGATGAAATAG
- a CDS encoding LysR family transcriptional regulator, translating into MKRTHLPLNALRVFDAAARHLSFTKAADELAVTPAAVGQQVRALEDVLGTVLFKRMTRNLELTPEAERALPALRAGFLEFEESVRILQDAQGSKVLTLAAPRDFTARWLTPRLAAFARDHDVRFVVTAADDGVDFTQANLDLAVTFGPVPDVEGLHGKQLGDAAMVVVGVPGADPERRIDHPGAGWPTGGSFALTVADAGLAIDAAVAGFGVARVPVLLAAANTSVVALGDPEPALAGYWLVAPTPQWRQAKVRAIVEALTR; encoded by the coding sequence GTGAAGCGGACCCATCTTCCGCTCAACGCCCTCCGAGTGTTCGACGCCGCCGCGCGGCATTTGTCGTTCACCAAGGCGGCCGACGAGCTGGCGGTAACCCCGGCGGCAGTCGGGCAGCAGGTTCGCGCACTCGAGGATGTGCTCGGCACCGTCCTGTTCAAGCGGATGACGCGCAATCTCGAACTGACTCCCGAGGCCGAGCGGGCGCTGCCCGCGCTGCGCGCGGGGTTCCTCGAATTCGAGGAGTCGGTCCGCATCCTTCAGGACGCGCAGGGGTCGAAGGTGCTGACGCTCGCCGCGCCGCGCGACTTCACCGCGCGCTGGCTGACCCCGCGCCTCGCCGCTTTTGCGCGCGACCACGACGTCCGCTTCGTCGTCACAGCCGCCGACGACGGGGTCGACTTCACCCAGGCGAACCTCGACCTCGCGGTCACTTTCGGCCCGGTCCCCGACGTCGAGGGCCTCCACGGCAAGCAGCTCGGCGACGCGGCGATGGTCGTCGTTGGCGTGCCCGGGGCCGACCCCGAGCGGCGGATCGATCATCCGGGCGCGGGATGGCCGACGGGCGGCAGCTTCGCGCTGACCGTCGCCGATGCCGGGCTGGCGATCGACGCGGCGGTGGCGGGGTTCGGCGTCGCGCGCGTCCCGGTCCTGCTTGCTGCCGCGAACACCAGTGTCGTCGCGCTCGGCGATCCCGAGCCCGCGCTCGCTGGCTACTGGCTCGTCGCCCCGACCCCGCAGTGGCGGCAGGCGAAGGTCCGCGCGATCGTCGAGGCGCTGACGCGCTAA
- the parE gene encoding DNA topoisomerase IV subunit B gives MSDLFAATAASTDYDASHIEVLEGLEPVRRRPGMYIGGVDERALHHLASEVLDNAMDEAVAGHATRIEVTLDAGDRLTITDNGRGIPVDEHPKYPGKSALEVIMTMLHSGGKFSGKAYATSGGLHGVGISVVNALSSDLTVEVARNKALFRQTFSRGLPTSGLDSVGAVTGRRGTTVAFTPDTQIFGDDAHFKPARLYKLARSKAYLFRGVEIRWKCDPDLITDATPAAATFQFPGGLADHLTEQLGDRELVVGELFSGRADLPEDRGSVEWAVAWPMWGDGATSYYCNTVPTPDGGTHEAGLRAALAKGIKGFAGLIGQKKATDLAPEDVMTGAELMLSLFIRDPQFQSQTKDRLTSPEAARLVETAVRDHFDHWLTGNEARARTLLGVLLERMDDRLRRRADLANQRKTATNKRNVRLPGKLTDCTRSDPVGTEVFIVEGDSAGGSAKQARDRTTQAVLPIRGKILNVASANTAKILANTEVGDLIQALGCGTRDRYDPAALRYEKVVIMTDADVDGAHIATLLMTFFFQEMPGLVRDGHLYLAQPPLYRLAHGGTVAYARDDAHREELMRTVFKGKTNLEIGRFKGLGEMASAQLKETTMDPSKRTLLRVTMPADYDARADVKDLVERLMGRHPEHRFAFIQASARQVEAEAIDA, from the coding sequence ATGAGCGACCTGTTCGCCGCAACTGCGGCCTCGACCGACTATGACGCCAGCCACATCGAGGTCCTCGAGGGCCTCGAACCGGTTCGCCGCCGCCCCGGGATGTACATCGGCGGGGTCGACGAGCGCGCGCTCCACCACCTCGCGTCGGAGGTCCTCGACAATGCGATGGACGAGGCGGTTGCCGGTCACGCGACCCGAATCGAGGTCACGCTCGACGCCGGCGACCGGCTGACGATCACCGATAACGGCCGCGGCATCCCGGTCGACGAGCATCCGAAATACCCCGGAAAGTCGGCGCTCGAGGTCATCATGACGATGCTCCATTCGGGCGGGAAGTTCTCCGGCAAGGCCTATGCCACCAGCGGCGGGCTCCACGGCGTCGGCATTTCGGTGGTCAACGCGCTGTCGTCCGACCTGACCGTCGAGGTCGCGCGCAACAAGGCACTGTTCCGGCAGACCTTCTCGCGCGGCCTGCCGACGTCGGGCCTCGACAGCGTCGGCGCGGTTACCGGGCGGCGCGGGACGACAGTCGCCTTCACCCCCGACACCCAGATCTTCGGCGACGACGCCCACTTCAAGCCCGCCCGCCTGTACAAGCTCGCCCGGTCGAAGGCGTATCTGTTCCGCGGCGTCGAGATCCGCTGGAAGTGCGACCCCGACCTGATCACCGACGCGACCCCGGCGGCGGCGACCTTCCAGTTCCCCGGCGGCCTCGCCGATCACCTTACCGAGCAGCTTGGCGACCGCGAGCTCGTCGTCGGCGAACTGTTCTCCGGCCGGGCCGACCTGCCCGAGGACCGCGGCTCGGTCGAATGGGCGGTGGCGTGGCCGATGTGGGGCGACGGCGCGACGAGTTATTACTGCAACACCGTGCCGACCCCCGACGGCGGTACCCATGAAGCCGGGCTTCGTGCTGCACTTGCGAAGGGAATAAAGGGCTTCGCCGGGCTGATCGGGCAGAAGAAGGCGACCGACCTCGCCCCCGAGGATGTGATGACCGGCGCCGAGCTGATGCTGTCGCTGTTCATCCGCGACCCCCAGTTCCAGAGCCAGACCAAGGACCGGCTGACCAGCCCCGAGGCGGCGCGGCTCGTCGAGACCGCCGTCCGCGACCATTTCGACCACTGGCTGACCGGCAACGAGGCCCGCGCCCGGACGCTCCTCGGCGTCCTGCTCGAACGGATGGACGACCGCCTGCGCCGCCGCGCCGACCTTGCCAACCAGCGCAAGACCGCGACCAACAAGCGCAACGTCCGCCTCCCCGGCAAGCTGACCGACTGCACCCGCAGCGACCCCGTCGGCACCGAGGTGTTCATCGTCGAGGGCGACTCGGCGGGCGGGTCGGCGAAGCAGGCGCGCGACCGGACGACCCAGGCGGTGCTGCCGATCCGCGGCAAGATCCTGAACGTCGCCAGCGCCAACACCGCGAAGATTCTCGCCAATACCGAGGTCGGCGACCTGATCCAGGCGCTCGGCTGCGGCACCCGCGACCGCTACGACCCGGCGGCGCTGCGGTATGAGAAGGTCGTCATCATGACCGACGCCGACGTCGACGGGGCGCATATCGCGACGCTGCTGATGACCTTCTTTTTCCAGGAAATGCCCGGGCTAGTTCGCGACGGGCATCTGTACCTCGCCCAGCCGCCGCTCTACCGGCTCGCGCATGGCGGAACCGTCGCCTATGCCCGCGACGACGCCCACCGCGAGGAACTCATGCGGACGGTGTTCAAGGGCAAAACGAACCTCGAAATCGGTCGCTTCAAGGGGCTCGGCGAGATGGCGTCGGCGCAGCTCAAGGAAACGACGATGGACCCGTCCAAGCGCACCCTGCTGCGGGTGACGATGCCCGCCGACTATGACGCCCGCGCCGACGTCAAGGACCTCGTCGAGCGGCTGATGGGCCGCCACCCCGAACACCGCTTCGCCTTCATTCAGGCGAGCGCGCGACAGGTCGAGGCCGAGGCAATCGACGCCTGA
- the apaG gene encoding Co2+/Mg2+ efflux protein ApaG, with product MKAFFPYAATTAGVTVRVAPRYLDEQSDPEASEYAWSYHVRIENETEEDVQLLARHWIITDGRGRVEEVRGEGVVGDQPIIAPGGSYDYVSGCPLPTPHGTMVGTYAMATRETLFEVAIPLFSLDQPDPDRVLN from the coding sequence GTGAAGGCGTTCTTCCCCTACGCCGCGACGACAGCGGGCGTGACGGTCCGCGTCGCCCCGCGCTACCTCGACGAACAGTCCGACCCGGAAGCGAGCGAATATGCGTGGAGCTACCACGTTCGCATCGAGAACGAGACCGAGGAGGACGTCCAGCTCCTCGCCCGCCACTGGATCATCACCGACGGTCGCGGGCGGGTCGAGGAAGTCCGCGGCGAGGGCGTCGTCGGCGACCAGCCGATCATCGCACCGGGCGGATCGTACGACTATGTCAGCGGTTGCCCGCTGCCGACGCCGCACGGCACGATGGTCGGGACCTATGCGATGGCGACCCGCGAGACGCTGTTCGAGGTCGCGATTCCGCTGTTCTCGCTCGACCAGCCCGATCCCGACCGGGTGTTGAATTGA
- a CDS encoding DoxX family protein: protein MAARGTNAYAPMMLAALRIMTALLYIEHGAIKLFGFPPGAAPGKVPLMGLFGVAGVLEFIGGGLILLGLLTRPVAFLLAGQMAVAYFMAHAPSSPFPAINHGEPAILFCFIFLYLAVAGPGALSVDGGRRR, encoded by the coding sequence ATGGCAGCACGAGGAACGAACGCGTACGCACCGATGATGCTCGCGGCACTGCGGATCATGACGGCGTTGCTCTACATCGAACACGGCGCGATCAAGCTGTTCGGCTTCCCCCCTGGTGCCGCCCCCGGCAAGGTTCCGCTGATGGGACTGTTCGGCGTCGCCGGGGTGCTCGAATTCATCGGCGGCGGCCTGATCCTGCTCGGCCTGTTGACCCGCCCGGTGGCGTTCCTCCTCGCCGGGCAGATGGCGGTCGCCTATTTCATGGCGCACGCCCCGTCGAGCCCATTCCCGGCGATCAACCACGGCGAGCCCGCAATCCTGTTCTGCTTCATCTTCCTGTATCTGGCGGTCGCCGGGCCGGGGGCGTTGAGCGTCGACGGCGGGCGTCGGCGGTAG